A single genomic interval of Desulfosoma caldarium harbors:
- a CDS encoding undecaprenyl-diphosphate phosphatase, with protein MDIFSAIALGILQGITEFLPVSSSGHLVIGQHLLGWREPNVFFDVCLHVGTLIAVALVFHQDIAMLVRGGLNWLRHPLSDHRDERQEARRIFVLVLWGTIPTVIIGFACKDLFERLFASVTAVGLSFLVTGTLLWLTHRRTFFWGMGPFDMRFRHAVLVGLVQGLAITPGISRSGTTIAVGLLLGFQREWAGRYSFLLFVPAILGAVTLGSLHLKAIPNPVHPVLWGTVAAALTGYLALRFLLALVRRGRVHLFAPYCWTLGLVCLGLKLLERGNP; from the coding sequence ATGGACATCTTTTCCGCCATCGCCCTAGGAATCCTCCAGGGCATCACCGAATTCCTTCCCGTGAGCAGCTCCGGGCATCTCGTCATCGGGCAGCACCTTTTGGGATGGCGGGAACCCAATGTATTTTTTGATGTGTGCCTTCACGTGGGCACCCTTATCGCCGTGGCTCTGGTGTTTCACCAGGACATCGCGATGCTTGTTCGAGGCGGCCTGAATTGGCTGCGACACCCCTTGAGCGACCATCGTGACGAACGCCAGGAAGCCCGGCGCATCTTTGTCTTGGTGCTCTGGGGTACGATTCCCACTGTGATCATCGGGTTTGCCTGCAAGGACCTCTTTGAGCGCCTGTTTGCCTCGGTCACCGCCGTGGGCTTGAGCTTTCTTGTGACCGGAACCCTTTTGTGGCTGACCCACCGCAGGACATTTTTCTGGGGCATGGGTCCCTTTGACATGCGCTTTCGTCATGCCGTTCTCGTCGGCTTGGTTCAGGGACTGGCCATTACTCCCGGCATTTCCCGTTCAGGAACGACCATAGCCGTGGGGCTTCTTTTAGGATTTCAAAGGGAATGGGCCGGTCGGTATTCGTTTTTGCTTTTCGTGCCGGCGATCTTGGGCGCTGTCACTCTGGGATCTTTGCACTTGAAGGCTATTCCCAATCCCGTCCACCCTGTGTTGTGGGGCACCGTCGCGGCCGCGCTCACAGGCTATTTGGCGTTGCGCTTTCTATTGGCCTTGGTGCGGCGGGGTCGCGTACACCTCTTTGCCCCCTATTGCTGGACGTTGGGACTGGTTTGCCTCGGGCTGAAGCTTCTTGAGCGTGGAAATCCATAG
- a CDS encoding glycosyltransferase family 2 protein, producing MVAKGADVSVVIPAYHEEGAIARTISRILEVLPEAEVIVVDDGSRDRTAEEAKRAGAYVWSHPYNIGNGAAVKTGIRIASRDKVVLMDGDGQHDPADLPRLLEAAQKYDMVVGARDPRSHANTFRRLANTAYNMLARYTTKFPVKDLTSGYRVVDRETVLRYLYLLPNTFSYPTTLTMAYLRSGRSVCYVPIQAQKRQGRSKIKPLRDGVRFFLIILKISTLFSPLRIFLPVSGSFFLLGLANYAYTYITSHRFTNMSALLLIAAILLFMMGLISEQITQLRYDRISDGG from the coding sequence GTGGTGGCAAAAGGGGCGGATGTCTCGGTGGTCATTCCGGCCTATCACGAAGAAGGGGCCATTGCCCGAACCATCTCCAGGATTCTGGAGGTACTTCCCGAGGCGGAAGTGATCGTGGTGGACGATGGGTCTCGGGACCGCACGGCCGAAGAGGCCAAGCGTGCGGGAGCCTACGTGTGGTCACATCCCTACAACATCGGGAACGGTGCGGCTGTCAAAACCGGCATTCGCATCGCGTCTCGCGACAAAGTCGTACTCATGGACGGCGACGGACAGCACGATCCGGCAGACCTTCCCCGGCTTCTGGAAGCAGCGCAAAAATACGATATGGTCGTGGGGGCCCGCGATCCCAGAAGCCATGCCAATACCTTTCGCCGTCTGGCCAATACCGCTTACAATATGCTGGCCCGCTACACCACCAAATTCCCCGTCAAGGATCTGACATCTGGGTACCGCGTGGTGGACCGGGAAACGGTCCTCCGCTACCTCTACCTTTTGCCCAACACCTTTTCCTATCCGACCACCCTCACCATGGCCTATCTAAGAAGCGGTCGTTCGGTGTGCTACGTGCCTATCCAGGCCCAAAAACGACAAGGGAGAAGCAAAATCAAGCCCCTTCGAGACGGCGTGCGCTTCTTTCTGATCATTCTAAAGATTTCCACGCTCTTCTCTCCCTTGCGCATCTTTCTTCCCGTAAGCGGCTCCTTCTTCCTGCTAGGCCTAGCCAACTACGCCTACACCTACATAACGAGCCATCGCTTCACCAACATGTCGGCCCTTCTGCTCATCGCCGCCATTCTCCTGTTTATGATGGGCCTTATCAGCGAACAAATCACCCAACTCCGCTACGATCGCATCAGCGACGGCGGCTGA
- a CDS encoding SAM hydrolase/SAM-dependent halogenase family protein, with translation MAPLITFLTDFGIQDGYVAAMKGVVLGIVPEARLVDVTHLIPPQDIRWGSYILKSCYAEFPPGTIHLVVVDPGVGTDRRAIAVRTPRYVLVGPDNGLFSYVLTEEPSAEARLLENAFLFRHTISSTFHGRDIFAPVAAHLAAGTPFDTLGPIVNPVVSPWVRPTFAATNLDGEVLGIDHFGNIVTNIQRKHLADWAQQSDFEIFLENQKIPVFASTYADVPTGYPLALWGSSNHLEISVNQGNAAAFYGTRPGRRVRLMRRV, from the coding sequence ATGGCGCCTCTGATTACTTTCTTGACGGATTTTGGAATTCAGGACGGCTACGTGGCTGCCATGAAGGGCGTGGTGTTGGGGATTGTGCCTGAGGCCCGCCTTGTGGACGTCACGCATCTCATTCCTCCTCAGGACATTCGCTGGGGATCGTACATCCTGAAAAGCTGCTATGCGGAATTTCCCCCAGGGACCATTCATCTGGTGGTGGTGGATCCGGGTGTGGGAACGGACCGGCGGGCCATTGCCGTGCGCACCCCTCGCTATGTTTTGGTCGGCCCGGACAACGGCCTCTTTTCCTATGTCCTCACAGAAGAGCCCTCCGCGGAAGCACGTCTTTTGGAAAACGCCTTTCTTTTTCGGCACACCATCAGTTCTACCTTTCACGGCCGGGACATCTTCGCCCCTGTGGCGGCCCACCTGGCCGCCGGCACACCTTTTGACACCCTGGGCCCCATCGTAAATCCCGTGGTGAGTCCATGGGTACGGCCCACCTTCGCCGCAACTAATCTGGATGGCGAAGTTTTGGGAATCGACCATTTCGGAAATATCGTCACCAACATTCAACGAAAACACCTGGCCGATTGGGCTCAACAAAGCGATTTTGAAATCTTTTTGGAAAACCAAAAAATTCCCGTTTTTGCCTCCACTTATGCTGATGTCCCTACAGGGTACCCTCTTGCCCTTTGGGGCAGCTCGAACCATCTGGAAATTTCCGTCAATCAGGGAAATGCCGCCGCCTTTTACGGGACTCGACCTGGACGAAGAGTTCGCCTAATGCGGCGGGTGTAA
- a CDS encoding type 1 glutamine amidotransferase domain-containing protein: MCHLSLGHQVIGFSRRRRNRVEQKKGLVLVEDLYQELEVWYPLLRLREAGVQVATVAPEKGKTYKSKLGYPVTSDLAADQVFAAEWDAVIIPGGYAPDLMRRHAPMVRLVREAFEAGKVVAAICHGGWMLASANILKGRKATCFFAIRDDLVHAGAEYLDQEVVVDENLITSRTPDDLPAFMKAVLERI; the protein is encoded by the coding sequence ATGTGTCATCTTAGTCTAGGACATCAGGTCATTGGATTTTCGAGAAGAAGGAGGAATAGAGTGGAACAGAAAAAGGGACTCGTGTTGGTGGAAGACCTCTATCAGGAGCTGGAGGTTTGGTATCCCCTCCTGAGGCTGCGTGAGGCGGGAGTGCAGGTGGCCACCGTGGCGCCGGAGAAGGGAAAAACGTACAAGAGCAAGCTCGGTTACCCCGTGACGTCCGATTTGGCCGCTGACCAGGTATTCGCTGCCGAGTGGGACGCGGTGATTATTCCGGGTGGCTATGCTCCGGACCTCATGCGCCGTCATGCTCCCATGGTGCGATTGGTCCGTGAGGCCTTTGAAGCCGGCAAGGTGGTCGCCGCCATTTGCCATGGAGGTTGGATGCTGGCTTCGGCCAATATCCTCAAAGGGAGAAAAGCCACCTGTTTTTTTGCGATCCGTGATGACCTGGTGCACGCAGGCGCCGAGTACCTGGATCAGGAGGTAGTCGTTGATGAAAACCTCATCACTTCACGCACTCCCGACGACTTGCCGGCGTTCATGAAGGCGGTGCTGGAAAGGATCTAA
- a CDS encoding DMT family transporter has protein sequence MNAPPASTPIPRKGYLLVILAAVLWAVSGSAGKYLFNHGVTPYQVVQMRVTLAAVLLFLWLAARDRRKLRIAPRDIFYFMILGITGLAMVQFTYFYTISKIKVAAAILLEYLAPILIAMYSVIVAREKLTWPTAVAVTAATLGCYLVVGGYNLDLFNMNKAGLLSGLASAVSFAWYSVHGEHGMRRYSPWTVLFYAFLFAALFWNSAHPPLEAFRHAYAPMEWVWILYIAILGTLVPFGLYLYGINLIRSTRASITATLEPITAGFVSYLFLGETLEGLQIAGGLLVIGAVILLQVRREFDDATPELLRTRQQQAS, from the coding sequence ATGAACGCCCCACCCGCCTCCACGCCCATACCCCGCAAAGGCTACCTCTTGGTCATTTTGGCGGCCGTGCTGTGGGCCGTTTCCGGATCCGCCGGAAAGTATTTGTTTAACCACGGGGTCACCCCCTACCAGGTGGTGCAGATGCGCGTCACCCTAGCAGCCGTTCTTCTTTTCCTGTGGCTGGCCGCGCGGGACCGCCGAAAGCTTCGCATTGCGCCGCGCGATATCTTCTATTTCATGATTCTTGGCATCACCGGCCTTGCCATGGTGCAGTTTACCTACTTTTACACCATCAGCAAGATCAAGGTGGCCGCGGCCATCCTCCTCGAGTACCTGGCTCCGATTCTCATCGCCATGTATTCCGTAATCGTCGCTCGGGAAAAGCTCACCTGGCCCACGGCGGTGGCCGTAACTGCCGCAACTCTGGGCTGTTACCTGGTGGTGGGCGGCTACAACTTGGATCTTTTCAACATGAACAAGGCAGGCCTTCTGAGCGGCCTGGCGTCCGCGGTCAGCTTCGCCTGGTACTCGGTGCACGGCGAACATGGCATGCGCCGCTACAGCCCTTGGACTGTGCTTTTTTACGCGTTCCTTTTTGCGGCCCTTTTCTGGAACAGCGCCCACCCACCCCTGGAAGCCTTTCGCCACGCTTACGCCCCCATGGAATGGGTCTGGATTCTCTACATCGCCATTCTGGGAACGCTCGTGCCCTTTGGCCTGTATCTATATGGCATCAATCTCATACGATCCACCCGCGCCAGCATCACTGCCACTCTGGAACCCATTACGGCCGGTTTTGTCTCCTACCTCTTCCTGGGGGAAACCCTGGAAGGACTTCAAATAGCCGGCGGATTGTTGGTCATTGGGGCCGTCATTTTGTTGCAAGTGCGTCGGGAGTTTGACGATGCCACGCCGGAGCTTCTGCGGACGCGGCAGCAGCAGGCATCCTGA